In the genome of Gadus morhua chromosome 14, gadMor3.0, whole genome shotgun sequence, one region contains:
- the LOC115559105 gene encoding low choriolytic enzyme, whose product MTSFATLILVLSLTSSAFFSHASGERNSTTGEDDDNELDSSERETEAPQGASDLIEAANTGLERLRTGPQIKFGDIAQTSTSTRNASPCTARGCTWPRSYRGYVYVPIYISPKYSRAERNVIIRSLVEFHRVSCIRFVWRRRHRDYLYFYPFTGCWSYIGRQRGLQVISLQQRGCVSRGTVQHEILHALGFHHEQSRSDRDKHVRIQANNVLPGKLSNFNKVNTNNLGTPYDYSSIMHYSRFAFSKQRGVLPTIVPIPDSKAVIGQSTKMSGNDIKRLNKLYKCRGY is encoded by the exons ATGACTTCCTTCGCAACTCTCATCCTCGTCCTCTCTCTGACTTCAAGTGCTTTCTTCTCCCATGCTTCG GGCGAAAGAAACAGCACAACAGGGGAGGACGATGACAACGAACTGG ATAGCTCCGAGCGCGAGACTGAGGCCCCACAGGGTGCCTCCGACCTCATCGAGGCTGCGAACACCGGACTGG AGCGCTTGAGGACCGGGCCGCAGATCAAATTCGGAGACATCGCCCAGACGTCTACGTCCACTCGGAACGCCTCTCCCTGCACGGCCAGGGGCTGCACCTGGCCAAGGAGCTACAGAGGCTATGTCTATGTGCCTATTTACATCTCCCCAAAATACA GCAGGGCCGAGCGAAATGTCATCATTCGGAGCCTGGTGGAGTTCCACAGAGTCTCCTGCATTCGCTTCGTCTGGAGGCGGAGGCATCGGGACTATCTCTACTTCTATCCTTTCACCGG gtgcTGGTCCTATATAGGCCGCCAGCGAGGACTTCAAGTTATCTCCCTCCAGCAGCGTGGGTGTGTTTCCCGCGGCACCGTCCAGCATGAGATCCTGCACGCCCTGGGCTTCCACCACGAGCAGTCGCGCTCCGACAGAGACAAACACGTCAGAATCCAGGCCAACAACGTCCTTCCAG GAAAACTGAGCAACTTCAATAAGGTGAACACCAACAACCTGGGCACTCCGTACGACTACAGCTCCATCATGCACTACagcag ATTTGCGTTCTCCAAGCAAAGAGGAGTTCTGCCCACCATCGTCCCCATCCCTGACTCCAAGGCAGTCATCGGACAATCCACCAAGATGAGTGGCAACGACATCAAACGACTGAATAAACTCTACAAGTGCC GTGGCTACTGA